One Papaver somniferum cultivar HN1 chromosome 10, ASM357369v1, whole genome shotgun sequence genomic window carries:
- the LOC113316331 gene encoding uncharacterized protein LOC113316331, whose product MTTFGILAARNGKIIVAHSSHEARSLAQKARRQKEKQEKAQKEPLEEGVLPTSLLQQPRKNPSAASLAQKKRRGREKQEKEQIARSVIPTTLIQPEALCCNEGRNQFFTDRARARMSLSQRQRRSRELNQHLSKPRGAPLGQAEKEPSRMNTVVMGSNKRIGSLRTPSTSDENEMSIPAPDISSDEYTDYEYSSDEEVDDEYENVLKAVGNIPAVNFNETGRNYLGKMDVPCSFCGALHWIDEKLTESSFKNPKFGKCCHKGKFNLPALCTPPDSLRELFEGDDDKSKTFRENIRSLNTANAFTSLGCKYDTRVSKEGGPPCFSIHGELRHNSGSLTPKEGEDAIYSQLYIYDPSHALAIREKRNPNLSREVLKIIQDTLLEHNIFITKFRQAHDILRDNEVSSQNPVQVSLHFNENSDKRRYNMPTAEEVSVIVPEKPSDIKAPCDILLHLKAGKGFTRINECHPTYLPLHYVLLFPYGELGWSTELAQWDGKDFTKINLSQMQFYSYYLFQRHSEYSTILRGGKLFQEFLVDAWASTEQNRLNFLRFNQIKLRADQYALIIKMKDAGLTPKEGGSPCILPSSYIGSPRNMYEIY is encoded by the exons ATGACAACATTTGGAATTTTGGCAGCAAGAAATGGTAAAATTATAGTAGCACACAGTTCTCATGAG GCAAGATCCTTGGCACAAAAAGCACGCCGTCAAAAAGAGAAACAAGAAAAG GCACAAAAAGAACCTTTAGAAGAAGGTGTTCTCCCAACAAGTCTTCTTCAACAGCCCAGAAAGAACCCATCA GCAGCATCCTTGGCACAAAAAAAACGTCGTGGAAGAGAAAAACAAGAGAAG GAGCAGATAGCACGTTCTGTTATTCCAACAACTCTTATTCAACCTGAAGCATTATGCTGCAATGAGGGGCGTAATCAATTTTTTACTGACAGAGCTAGA GCACGGATGTCACTGTCACAGCGACAACGTCGCAGCAGAGAACTGAATCAACATCTTTCTAAGCCACGGGGAGCACCCTTAGGACAAGCAGAAAAGGAGCCATCAAGA ATGAATACAGTAGTTATGGGAAGTAATAAGCGGATAGGATCACTACGTACACCATCCACTTCAGATGAAAATGAGAT GTCTATTCCTGCTCCAGATATATCTTCTGATGAGTATACTGATTATGAATAttcttcggatgaagaagttgatgacgAATACGAAAATGTACTTAAAGCTGTTGGAAATATACCTGCTGTTAATTTTAATGAGACCGGAAGAAATTATCTCGGAAAGATGGACGTTCCCTGCTCATTTTGTGGTGCTCTGCATTGGATTGACGAGAAATTAACCGAATCATCTTTTAAGAACCCAAAATTTGGTAAATGTTGTCATAAAGGAAAATTTAATCTGCCAGCACTGTGTACACCTCCTGATTCATTAAGAGAATTATTTGAAGGTGATGATGATAAATCAAAGACGTTTAGGGAAAATATTAGAAGTTTAAATACTGCTAATGCATTTACAAGTCTTGGATGCAAATACGACACAAGGGTATCAAAAGAAGGAGGACCTCCATGTTTTTCAATACATGGTGAATTACGACATAATAGTGGATCTTTGACACCTAAAGAAGGAGAGGATGCAATTTACTCGCAACTATACATATATGATCCATCTCATGCATTGGCTATACGGGAAAAAAGAAATCCAAATCTAAGTAGAGAAGTTCTTAAAATTATCCAGGATACACTATTGGAGCACAACATTTTCATTACGAAGTTTCGTCAAGCACACGATATCTTAAGAGATAATGAGGTGTCATCTCAGAATCCTGTGCAGGTCTCCCTACATTTTAACGAGAATTCTGATAAGAGGCGATATAATATGCCAACCGCGGAAGAAGTATCCGTCATCGTACCTGAAAAGCCCAGCGACATAAAAGCACCCTGTGATATTCTTTTGCATCTAAAAGCAGGAAAAGGATTTACAAGAATTAATGAATGTCATCCTACATATCTACCTTTGCACTATGTTTTACTATTCCCTTACGGTGAGTTAGGTTGGAGCACCGAACTTGCACAATGGGATGGAAAAGATTTTACCAAAATAAATCTATCTCAGATGCAGTTTTACAGTTACTATCTTTTTCAGCGCCACTCAGAATATTCAACAATTCTGAGAGGAGGAAAACTATTCCAAGAATTCTTAGTAGATGCATGGGCTTCGACTGAACAAAATCGTTTAAATTTTTTGAGATTTAACCAGATAAAGCTACGTGCAGATCAATATGctttaataataaaaatgaaagatGCTGGATTAACACCTAAAGAAGGAGGTTCACCATGCATTTTACCATCCTCATATATTGGGAGTCCAAGAAACATGTATGAAATCTACTAA
- the LOC113318940 gene encoding serine acetyltransferase 5-like → MPGGELLYPSPQHQPATPPQQAHPTIITTATSELLEDETWVWSQIKAEARRDAESEPALASYLYSTILSHSSLERSLSFHLGNKLCSSTLLSTLLYDLFLNSFSTDSDLRSATVADLRAVRARDPACVSYSHCLLNYKGFLACQAHRVAHKLWIESRRPLALALHSRIADVFAVDIHPAAKIGKGILFDHATGVVVGETAVIGNNVSILHHVTLGGTGKSGGDRHPKISDGVLIGAGATILGNIKIGEGAKIGAGSVVLIDVPARTTAVGNPARLVGGKEKPSRHEDVPGESMDHTSFISEWSDYII, encoded by the coding sequence ATGCCAGGCGGTGAACTCCTTTATCCTTCACCGCAACACCAACCTGCAACACCACCGCAGCAAGCACACCCTACAATCATAACAACAGCAACATCAGAATTACTAGAAGATGAAACATGGGTTTGGTCTCAAATCAAAGCAGAAGCACGGCGTGATGCAGAATCAGAACCTGCCTTGGCATCATACCTGTACTCAACCATCCTCTCACACTCTTCTCTTGAAAGATCTTTATCATTCCATTTAGGTAACAAACTCTGTTCTTCAACCTTGTTATCAACGCTTCTGTATGATTTGTTTCTCAACTCGTTCTCCACCGATTCCGATTTACGTTCTGCAACTGTGGCCGATTTACGAGCTGTCCGAGCTCGAGACCCTGCTTGTGTATCTTACTCCCATTGTTTATTGAATTACAAGGGTTTCTTAGCTTGTCAGGCACATAGGGTTGCACACAAATTATGGATTGAATCTCGTCGGCCATTAGCCTTAGCATTACACTCTAGGATTGCGGATGTATTCGCCGTGGATATACATCCGGCGGCGAAGATTGGGAAAGGGATATTGTTTGATCATGCTACTGGGGTTGTGGTAGGAGAAACGGCAGTGATTGGGAATAATGTATCGATTTTGCATCATGTAACGCTAGGTGGGACAGGGAAATCGGGTGGCGATAGGCACCCGAAGATTAGTGATGGGGTGTTGATTGGTGCTGGAGCAACTATATTAGGGAATATTAAGATTGGTGAAGGGGCTAAGATTGGTGCTGGGTCTGTTGTGCTAATTGATGTGCCTGCAAGAACAACTGCTGTGGGTAATCCTGCTAGATTAGTTGGTGGAAAAGAAAAACCTTCTAGGCATGAAGATGTTCCTGGTGAATCTATGGATCATACTTCTTTTATATCTGAATGGTCTGATTATATCATATAA